The Deinococcus wulumuqiensis R12 genome has a window encoding:
- a CDS encoding HD domain-containing phosphohydrolase — translation MDQVPPHLVPPSESASQLTLRLTQLGLKAADLGSAMQPVLEALVEHTGARGAGYFQWRDQTLAYHARAATGEMPEGPVMEAILAHGLPGHFPLIEALSQAQSTLYFTDTAQDAAAQGFAELGVSSLCASPIHDRDGLLVGALLAHTFEPHTWPENEQMLIGTVTGMLSLLAARLHAEEREQAAHEGALRALGLSLEARDAETQGHTDRVTTLAERLGRKLGLTPAELRELRWGAYLHDLGKISLRDEILLYEGPLTAALRQQMQGHVQEGVRLAGQLPFLPQAALDVIGAHHERWDGTGYPLGLRGEQIPLSARIFAVCDVYDALNSDRPYKKAWGQQATLDYLRSASGAHFDPRVVGALVELLEEDAAHVS, via the coding sequence ATGGACCAAGTTCCCCCTCACCTTGTTCCGCCGTCCGAATCGGCTTCACAACTCACCCTGCGCCTGACCCAACTGGGCCTGAAAGCCGCCGACCTGGGCAGCGCGATGCAGCCGGTGCTGGAAGCGCTGGTCGAGCACACCGGGGCACGGGGGGCCGGGTACTTTCAGTGGCGTGACCAGACCCTGGCCTACCATGCCCGCGCCGCGACGGGCGAGATGCCCGAAGGCCCCGTCATGGAGGCGATTCTGGCGCACGGGCTGCCGGGGCATTTCCCCCTGATTGAAGCGCTCTCACAGGCCCAGAGCACGCTGTACTTCACCGATACGGCGCAGGACGCGGCGGCGCAGGGCTTTGCCGAGCTGGGCGTGAGCAGCCTGTGTGCTTCGCCCATCCATGACCGGGACGGTCTGCTGGTCGGGGCGCTGCTGGCGCACACCTTCGAGCCGCACACCTGGCCCGAAAACGAGCAGATGCTGATCGGCACCGTGACCGGCATGCTGTCGCTGCTCGCTGCCCGCCTGCACGCCGAGGAGCGCGAACAGGCCGCCCACGAGGGGGCGCTGCGGGCGCTGGGGCTGTCGCTGGAGGCGCGCGACGCCGAAACCCAGGGCCACACCGACCGCGTGACCACCCTGGCCGAGCGGCTGGGCCGCAAGCTGGGGCTGACCCCGGCGGAACTGCGCGAACTGCGCTGGGGCGCCTACCTGCACGACCTGGGCAAAATCAGTCTGCGCGACGAGATTCTGCTCTACGAGGGGCCACTGACCGCCGCACTGCGCCAGCAGATGCAGGGGCACGTGCAAGAAGGCGTGCGGCTGGCCGGACAGTTGCCCTTCCTTCCCCAGGCGGCGCTGGACGTGATCGGAGCGCACCACGAACGCTGGGACGGCACCGGCTACCCGCTGGGCCTGCGTGGAGAGCAGATTCCGCTGTCGGCGCGCATCTTTGCCGTCTGTGACGTGTACGACGCCCTGAACAGCGACCGGCCTTACAAGAAGGCCTGGGGACAGCAGGCGACCCTGGACTACCTGCGTTCGGCCAGCGGCGCACATTTCGATCCACGGGTGGTCGGGGCACTGGTCGAACTTCTGGAAGAAGACGCCGCCCACGTCTCGTAA
- the folE gene encoding GTP cyclohydrolase I FolE, producing MTDPKLPLEPLTREWLSAIGEDPDREGLQRTPQRVAKAWAYMTEGYGQTLAQVVGEGVFAAEGSEMVIVKDIEFYSMCEHHMLPFYGRAHVAYIPNSRILGLSKFARIVDLYSRRLQVQERITTQVADAVEELLAPKGVAVLMEGIHLCMAMRGVQKQNSSTTTSAMRGLFRSDPRTRAEFMSAVQGTLRSR from the coding sequence ATGACCGACCCCAAACTCCCCCTCGAACCCCTGACCCGCGAGTGGCTCTCGGCCATCGGGGAAGACCCTGACCGCGAAGGGCTGCAACGCACCCCGCAGCGCGTCGCCAAAGCGTGGGCCTACATGACCGAGGGCTACGGGCAAACACTGGCGCAGGTGGTGGGCGAGGGTGTGTTTGCCGCCGAGGGCAGCGAGATGGTGATTGTCAAGGACATCGAGTTCTACTCCATGTGCGAGCACCACATGCTGCCGTTCTATGGCCGCGCCCACGTCGCCTACATCCCCAACAGCCGGATTCTGGGCCTGAGCAAATTCGCCCGCATCGTGGACCTCTACTCGCGCCGCTTGCAGGTGCAGGAGCGCATCACGACGCAGGTGGCCGACGCCGTCGAGGAACTGCTTGCCCCCAAAGGCGTCGCCGTGCTGATGGAAGGCATTCACCTGTGCATGGCGATGCGCGGCGTGCAAAAGCAGAATAGCTCCACCACGACTTCGGCCATGCGGGGCCTCTTCCGCTCCGACCCGCGCACCCGCGCCGAGTTCATGAGCGCGGTGCAGGGGACGTTGCGGAGCAGGTAA
- the glyA gene encoding serine hydroxymethyltransferase: MTSTDQPRTARDTAVFDLIAQEAERQKHGLELIASENFTSAAVREAQGSVLTNKYAEGYPGKRWYGGCEVVDQIEQLAIDRVKQLFGAEWANVQPHSGSSANLAVYNALIEPGDTVLGMDLSHGGHLTHGNKANFSGMRYQMVAYQLNQETERIDMEEVRRLAHEHKPKMIIAGASAYSRVIDFAAFREVADEVGAILFADIAHIAGLIAAGEHPNALPHAHVVASTTHKTLRGPRGGIILSNDEEIAKQLDRTVFPGYQGGPLEHVIAGKAVAFGEALQPEFKQYARQIIRNAQALAGEFQGKGYRIVSGGTDNHLFLLDLRPQGLNGTKATKLLDANHITISKSTLPYDTERIMHGGGIRIGTPAVTTRGMTEQHMPRIADLIDRALKGEDVKAEVHEFAGGFPLP, encoded by the coding sequence ATGACCTCCACCGACCAACCCCGGACTGCCCGTGACACGGCGGTCTTCGACCTGATTGCCCAGGAAGCCGAGCGCCAGAAGCACGGCCTCGAACTCATCGCGTCCGAGAACTTCACCTCTGCCGCCGTGCGGGAGGCCCAGGGCAGCGTGCTGACCAACAAGTACGCCGAGGGCTACCCCGGCAAGCGCTGGTACGGCGGCTGCGAAGTGGTGGACCAGATCGAGCAGCTCGCCATCGACCGGGTCAAGCAGCTGTTCGGGGCCGAGTGGGCCAACGTGCAGCCGCACTCGGGCAGCAGCGCCAACCTCGCCGTGTACAACGCCCTCATCGAACCCGGCGACACGGTGCTGGGCATGGACCTCTCGCACGGGGGGCACCTGACGCACGGCAACAAGGCCAACTTCTCGGGCATGCGCTACCAGATGGTCGCCTACCAACTGAACCAGGAAACCGAGCGCATCGACATGGAAGAAGTGCGCCGCCTCGCCCACGAACACAAGCCCAAGATGATTATCGCCGGGGCCAGCGCCTACAGCCGCGTCATCGACTTTGCCGCCTTCCGCGAAGTGGCCGACGAAGTGGGCGCGATTCTCTTTGCCGACATCGCCCACATCGCGGGCCTGATCGCGGCGGGCGAACACCCCAACGCGCTGCCCCACGCGCACGTCGTTGCCTCGACCACCCACAAGACCCTGCGTGGGCCTCGCGGCGGCATCATCCTCAGCAACGACGAGGAAATCGCCAAGCAACTCGACCGCACCGTGTTCCCCGGCTACCAGGGCGGTCCCCTCGAACACGTCATCGCAGGCAAGGCGGTGGCTTTCGGCGAGGCGCTGCAACCCGAATTCAAGCAGTACGCCCGGCAGATCATCAGAAACGCCCAGGCGCTGGCGGGCGAGTTCCAGGGGAAGGGCTACCGCATCGTCTCGGGCGGCACCGACAACCACCTGTTCCTGCTCGACCTGCGCCCGCAGGGGCTGAACGGCACCAAGGCGACGAAACTGCTCGACGCCAACCACATCACCATTTCCAAGTCCACGCTGCCGTACGACACCGAGCGCATCATGCACGGCGGCGGCATCCGTATCGGCACGCCCGCCGTCACCACGCGCGGCATGACCGAGCAGCACATGCCCAGAATTGCCGACCTGATCGACCGCGCCCTGAAGGGAGAGGACGTGAAGGCCGAGGTTCATGAGTTTGCCGGGGGCTTCCCGCTGCCCTGA
- a CDS encoding metallophosphoesterase yields MHKFIAIGDIHADWDTFWDALRAASCVDADGLPTAPVRLGRYQVVLIGDLVHPKSPQGYARLTGCDPFDMNDEDHRLIAAREQVRQLEKLQRYHEAAPHAVHVLLGNHDHAVLDPRFVLGTSGGLKHTEFDPERGGLMLPPHLHAWMSRFPRELRVGGLQFAHVSPLPGHLYYDDLFYSDRSAKTWFRETPEYVGMAGLVFGVYGHTRPGEGVLLHRTEDGQPSFAIIDALAEREYLELLYDAGAEHPLRGVSVVPF; encoded by the coding sequence ATGCACAAATTCATCGCCATCGGGGACATTCACGCCGACTGGGACACCTTCTGGGACGCCCTGCGGGCGGCGAGCTGCGTGGACGCGGACGGGCTGCCCACCGCCCCGGTTCGCCTGGGGCGCTATCAGGTCGTCCTCATCGGGGACCTCGTGCATCCCAAGTCGCCGCAGGGGTACGCCCGACTGACCGGCTGCGACCCGTTCGACATGAACGACGAGGACCACCGCCTGATCGCCGCCCGGGAGCAGGTGCGGCAGCTCGAAAAGTTGCAGCGCTACCACGAAGCCGCGCCGCACGCGGTCCATGTCCTGCTCGGCAACCATGACCACGCCGTGCTCGACCCGCGTTTCGTGCTGGGCACGAGTGGAGGCCTCAAACACACCGAGTTCGACCCGGAGCGCGGGGGGCTGATGCTCCCGCCGCACCTGCACGCCTGGATGAGCCGTTTTCCCCGTGAACTGCGGGTGGGCGGTTTGCAGTTCGCCCACGTCTCGCCGTTGCCGGGCCACCTGTACTACGACGACCTGTTCTACAGTGACCGCAGCGCCAAAACGTGGTTCCGGGAGACGCCGGAATATGTGGGCATGGCCGGTCTGGTGTTCGGCGTCTACGGCCATACCCGGCCTGGCGAGGGCGTTCTGCTGCACCGCACCGAAGACGGCCAGCCCTCTTTCGCCATCATCGACGCTCTGGCAGAGCGCGAGTATCTGGAACTGCTCTATGACGCCGGGGCCGAACACCCCCTCCGGGGAGTCAGCGTGGTGCCCTTCTGA
- a CDS encoding acyl-CoA N-acyltransferase, whose product MRVPGYVIRDVTDPQAMRELEDVQAAAWGYCDREVLPATMFRIGAATGAVVLAAYPETVGPELGGPAVGLAYGFPALGGALGRPGELWHHSHLLALRPEVRGSGLAVALKLAQRERVLAQGMTRMTWTFDPLVTRNARLNFGKLGVTAARYLPDWYAPHADRLLVEWDLTRTPAERPAPAPLGVRVLEAKGPLPDTPDLAVDAPTLLAEVPLTLTNEDRAPWRLALRETLGTYLGRDYRVTDLARDGGRAFYVLQRGAGR is encoded by the coding sequence GTGAGGGTTCCCGGCTACGTCATCCGCGACGTGACCGACCCGCAGGCGATGCGTGAGCTTGAGGACGTGCAGGCGGCGGCCTGGGGCTACTGCGACCGGGAAGTGCTGCCCGCCACCATGTTCCGCATCGGGGCGGCGACCGGGGCGGTCGTGCTGGCGGCCTACCCGGAGACAGTTGGCCCGGAGCTGGGCGGCCCGGCAGTGGGGCTGGCCTACGGGTTTCCGGCGCTGGGTGGGGCGCTGGGCAGGCCGGGAGAACTCTGGCACCACTCGCACCTGCTGGCGCTGCGGCCCGAAGTTCGGGGCAGCGGGCTGGCGGTGGCCCTGAAACTCGCGCAGCGCGAGCGGGTCCTGGCCCAGGGAATGACACGCATGACCTGGACCTTCGATCCCCTCGTCACCCGCAACGCCCGGCTCAACTTCGGCAAGCTGGGGGTGACGGCGGCCCGTTACCTGCCCGACTGGTACGCCCCGCACGCCGACCGCCTGCTGGTCGAGTGGGACCTGACCCGCACGCCTGCCGAGCGCCCGGCTCCGGCGCCGCTCGGGGTCCGCGTTCTGGAGGCGAAGGGGCCTCTCCCCGACACGCCCGACCTCGCTGTCGACGCCCCCACCCTGCTCGCAGAGGTGCCCCTCACACTGACGAACGAGGACCGCGCGCCCTGGCGCCTGGCCCTGCGCGAAACGCTGGGCACCTACCTGGGCCGGGACTACCGCGTGACCGACCTCGCGCGGGACGGCGGGCGGGCATTCTACGTTTTGCAGCGCGGCGCGGGCAGATAA
- the menC gene encoding o-succinylbenzoate synthase, producing MFKIEAAEIVVARLPLKFRFETSFGVQTHKVVPLLILHGEGVQGVAEGTMEARPMYREETIAGALELLRGTFLPAVLGRTFANPEAVSDALGGYRGNRMARAMVEMAAWDLWARTLGVPLGTLLGGRKDQVEVGVSLGIQPGEQATVDLVRQHVEQGYRRIKLKIKPGWDVQPVRATREAFPDIRLTVDANSAYTLADAGRLRQLDDYDLTYIEQPLAWDDLVDHAELARRIRTPLCLDESVASSQDARKALALGAGGVINLKVSRVGGHAEARRVHDVAQSFGAPVWCGGMLESGVGRAHNVHLSTLPGFRLPGDTSSASRYWAQDIIQEPLEAEGGLMPVPQGPGTGVTLDREFLATVTEAQEEHRA from the coding sequence ATGTTCAAAATCGAAGCTGCCGAAATCGTCGTGGCGCGGCTGCCGCTCAAGTTCCGCTTTGAAACGAGTTTCGGGGTGCAGACCCACAAGGTGGTGCCGCTGCTGATTCTGCACGGTGAGGGCGTGCAGGGCGTGGCCGAGGGCACCATGGAAGCGCGGCCCATGTACCGCGAGGAAACGATTGCCGGGGCGCTGGAACTGCTGCGCGGCACCTTTTTGCCCGCCGTTCTGGGGCGGACGTTCGCCAACCCCGAGGCCGTCAGCGACGCCCTGGGGGGCTACCGGGGCAACCGCATGGCGCGGGCGATGGTGGAAATGGCCGCCTGGGACCTGTGGGCGCGGACGCTGGGGGTGCCGCTCGGTACGCTGCTGGGTGGCCGCAAGGACCAGGTCGAGGTGGGGGTCAGCCTCGGCATCCAGCCGGGCGAACAGGCGACGGTGGACCTCGTGCGCCAGCACGTCGAGCAGGGCTACCGCCGCATCAAACTCAAGATCAAGCCCGGCTGGGACGTGCAGCCGGTGCGGGCCACCCGTGAGGCCTTTCCCGACATTCGCCTCACGGTGGACGCCAACAGCGCCTATACGCTCGCCGACGCCGGGCGGCTGCGGCAACTCGACGACTACGACCTGACCTACATCGAGCAGCCCCTTGCCTGGGACGACCTCGTGGACCACGCCGAACTCGCCCGCCGGATTCGCACGCCGCTGTGCCTCGACGAGTCGGTGGCGTCGAGCCAGGACGCCCGCAAGGCCCTGGCCCTGGGCGCGGGCGGCGTCATCAACCTCAAGGTGTCGCGGGTGGGTGGGCACGCCGAAGCGAGGCGCGTGCACGACGTGGCCCAGAGCTTCGGCGCCCCGGTCTGGTGCGGCGGCATGCTCGAAAGCGGCGTCGGGCGAGCGCACAACGTCCACCTCTCGACCCTGCCGGGCTTCCGTCTGCCGGGCGACACCAGTTCGGCCAGCCGCTACTGGGCGCAGGACATCATTCAGGAACCGCTGGAGGCCGAGGGCGGCCTGATGCCGGTGCCGCAGGGGCCGGGCACGGGCGTCACCCTCGACCGCGAGTTCCTGGCGACCGTCACCGAAGCGCAGGAGGAGCACCGGGCGTGA
- a CDS encoding adenylosuccinate synthase has product MPGIAIVGAQWGDEGKGKIVDFLAPEAEYVVRYQGGANAGHTVNAGGKTFKLNLLPSGVLHEGATSILGDGMVIDPEKFTLERKNLLEGGLNPNLKISDRAHIVLPHHKYVDGRKDFVGTTGKGIGPAYADRARRVGIRFGDLLDEGVLRERIERLLEAKPNSTRDAGWASVEDGMQALAPIRDALAPFIADTGAELRQAIKDGRKVLFEGAQATLLDLNYGTYPFVTSSHPTIGGVIVGAGVNHKAIHKVYGVAKAFNTRVGHGPFATEVHDEAGILRLRGDGSQPWDEYGTTTGRPRRVGWLDLALLKYAVDVNGLDGLVINKMDILSGLDTIPVCTHYDEGGRPVFKQMKGWASTDGVTSRETLPKEAQAYLDLIEETVECPVVIFSAGPEREKTYGAVNWK; this is encoded by the coding sequence ATGCCCGGAATTGCAATTGTAGGTGCCCAGTGGGGCGATGAAGGCAAGGGGAAAATTGTCGATTTTCTGGCCCCCGAAGCCGAGTACGTGGTGCGCTATCAGGGCGGGGCCAACGCGGGCCACACCGTCAACGCGGGGGGCAAGACCTTCAAGCTGAACCTGCTGCCCAGCGGCGTGCTGCACGAGGGCGCGACCAGCATCCTCGGGGACGGCATGGTCATCGACCCCGAGAAATTCACCCTGGAGCGCAAAAACCTGCTCGAAGGCGGCCTGAATCCCAATCTCAAAATCAGTGACCGCGCCCATATCGTGCTGCCGCACCACAAATATGTGGATGGCCGCAAGGATTTCGTGGGCACGACGGGCAAGGGCATCGGCCCCGCCTACGCCGACCGCGCCCGCCGCGTGGGGATTCGCTTTGGCGACCTGCTCGACGAAGGCGTGCTGCGCGAGCGCATCGAGCGGCTGCTCGAAGCCAAGCCCAACTCCACCCGTGACGCGGGCTGGGCAAGCGTGGAGGACGGCATGCAGGCCCTCGCCCCCATCCGTGACGCCCTCGCTCCCTTCATCGCCGACACGGGCGCGGAACTGCGGCAGGCCATCAAGGACGGGCGCAAAGTGCTGTTCGAGGGGGCGCAGGCCACCCTGCTCGACCTGAACTACGGCACCTACCCCTTCGTGACGAGCAGCCACCCGACCATCGGCGGTGTCATCGTGGGCGCGGGCGTGAACCACAAGGCGATTCACAAGGTCTACGGCGTCGCCAAAGCCTTCAACACCCGCGTGGGCCACGGCCCCTTCGCCACCGAAGTCCACGACGAAGCGGGCATCCTGCGGCTGCGCGGCGACGGTTCCCAGCCCTGGGACGAGTACGGCACCACCACGGGTCGCCCCCGCCGGGTGGGTTGGCTCGACCTCGCGCTGCTCAAGTACGCGGTGGACGTGAACGGCCTCGACGGTCTGGTCATCAACAAGATGGACATTCTGAGCGGTCTGGACACCATTCCGGTCTGCACCCACTACGACGAAGGCGGTCGGCCCGTGTTCAAGCAGATGAAGGGCTGGGCCAGCACCGACGGCGTGACCAGCCGCGAAACGCTGCCCAAAGAGGCTCAGGCGTACCTCGACCTGATTGAAGAGACGGTGGAATGCCCCGTGGTGATTTTCTCGGCTGGCCCCGAGCGCGAAAAGACGTATGGCGCGGTGAACTGGAAGTAA
- the vapC gene encoding type II toxin-antitoxin system tRNA(fMet)-specific endonuclease VapC: protein MSLTHLLDTKTCIYIINRRPPHVAEKFAQHAPDAVGLSSITLAELRYGVAKSGSAKNAAVLEAFIQPLEIVPFDAEATRHYGPLRHALQQQGRPIGAMGLLIAAHALALGVTLVTNNVKEFERVERLELENWF from the coding sequence GTGAGCCTCACCCATCTGCTCGACACCAAGACCTGCATCTACATCATCAATCGCCGTCCGCCGCACGTCGCTGAAAAGTTCGCCCAGCACGCCCCCGACGCGGTGGGACTGTCGAGTATCACGCTGGCCGAATTGCGCTACGGCGTCGCCAAAAGCGGGTCGGCCAAAAATGCCGCCGTGCTCGAAGCCTTTATTCAGCCGTTGGAAATCGTCCCCTTTGATGCCGAAGCGACCCGGCACTACGGCCCGCTCCGTCACGCCTTGCAACAGCAGGGCCGACCTATCGGGGCGATGGGTTTGCTGATTGCGGCGCACGCTTTGGCTCTGGGGGTCACGCTGGTGACCAACAATGTCAAGGAATTCGAGCGGGTAGAGCGGCTCGAGCTGGAGAACTGGTTTTGA
- a CDS encoding antitoxin, producing the protein MTTAKLFQTGRSQAVRLPKAFRFEGQEVTIKRVSNGVLLIPNTAEGQQEFWRGWYAALPEVDIPLTREDLPLQERDWDS; encoded by the coding sequence ATGACGACAGCAAAACTTTTCCAGACGGGGCGTTCTCAAGCCGTGCGGCTGCCCAAAGCCTTCCGGTTCGAGGGACAGGAAGTCACCATCAAGCGCGTCTCCAACGGGGTGCTGCTGATTCCCAATACCGCCGAGGGACAGCAGGAATTCTGGCGCGGCTGGTACGCGGCCCTGCCTGAGGTAGACATTCCGCTGACCCGTGAGGACTTGCCGCTGCAAGAGCGGGACTGGGACTCGTGA
- a CDS encoding DUF4180 domain-containing protein — MPQFLDRFPLRTAADIPDLIGAAYGQDAVLLTVDDLAPEFLDLKTGLLGELFQKVTNYRLPLALVLPDADAYGPRFGELALEHRSHPLIRFFADESAARAWLARV; from the coding sequence ATGCCCCAATTCCTTGACCGCTTTCCCCTCCGCACCGCCGCCGACATTCCCGACCTCATCGGCGCGGCGTATGGGCAGGATGCGGTGCTGCTCACGGTGGACGACCTCGCCCCCGAATTCCTCGATCTCAAGACGGGGCTGCTGGGCGAACTGTTTCAGAAAGTCACGAACTACCGCCTGCCCCTCGCGCTGGTGTTGCCCGACGCAGACGCTTACGGCCCGCGCTTTGGCGAACTCGCCCTCGAGCACCGCTCGCACCCGCTGATTCGCTTTTTTGCCGATGAAAGCGCGGCGCGGGCGTGGCTGGCACGGGTCTAG
- a CDS encoding DUF421 domain-containing protein, whose amino-acid sequence MSAGSEAVRSLDWQRLFLGDFDLLFYAEIVLRTTLILVWLLLLLRVAGKRGVAQLSPLELALVIGLGSAVGDAMFYAEVPLLHAMLVMALVVGFQRLVAHLIISREKVETFLEGTPVELVRDGVIQLGGLSTSTLSYEDLFERLRPQGVRQLGQVQRAYFEQDGQLSVFCWSDKQAPPGLPIVPPWDLLPPAPLPRGFSGPAACLRCGRVKELAPGEDPTSCGCGGLKWTAAVRDPLGLPEDDSGAQRPAP is encoded by the coding sequence GTGAGCGCGGGCAGCGAGGCGGTGCGGTCGCTCGACTGGCAGCGGCTGTTCCTGGGCGACTTCGACCTGCTGTTTTACGCAGAAATCGTGCTGCGAACCACCCTCATCCTGGTGTGGCTGCTGCTGCTGTTGCGGGTGGCGGGCAAACGTGGGGTGGCGCAGCTCAGCCCGCTCGAACTCGCCCTCGTCATCGGGTTGGGGTCGGCGGTGGGCGACGCGATGTTCTACGCCGAGGTGCCGCTGCTGCACGCCATGCTGGTGATGGCGCTGGTGGTCGGGTTTCAGCGGCTGGTCGCGCACCTCATCATCTCCCGGGAAAAGGTAGAGACGTTTCTGGAAGGCACGCCCGTCGAACTGGTGCGTGACGGGGTGATTCAACTCGGCGGCCTCAGCACCTCGACCCTGAGCTACGAGGACCTGTTCGAGCGCCTGCGGCCCCAGGGGGTGCGGCAGCTCGGGCAGGTGCAGCGGGCCTATTTCGAGCAGGACGGGCAGCTCTCGGTGTTTTGCTGGTCGGATAAACAGGCGCCGCCCGGCCTGCCCATCGTGCCGCCCTGGGACCTCTTGCCCCCCGCGCCCCTGCCACGCGGCTTTTCTGGCCCCGCTGCCTGCCTGCGCTGTGGCCGGGTCAAGGAGCTGGCGCCGGGCGAAGACCCCACTTCCTGCGGCTGCGGCGGCCTGAAGTGGACGGCGGCGGTGCGTGACCCACTGGGCCTGCCGGAAGACGACTCTGGGGCGCAGCGTCCGGCGCCCTGA
- a CDS encoding DUF2239 family protein, translating to MSEPTLTVFAGERRLLSGPLRDVLTYLKVQSPGHEGGEILIFDDQTGRPRDFDLSGPLEDVLARELPAPAGPGRPKLGVVAREVTLLPRHWAWLEAHPGGASAALRRLIDEERRRWPEAAAIRQAQTAADRFLGAVGGHLPGYEEASRALYARDGARFLALSRDWPADIRAHALALAAPAFAPGNPEPGGAGLSGEE from the coding sequence ATGTCCGAACCCACCCTGACGGTGTTCGCCGGAGAGCGGCGCCTGCTCTCCGGCCCGCTGCGCGACGTGCTGACGTATCTGAAGGTGCAGTCCCCCGGCCATGAGGGGGGCGAGATACTGATTTTCGACGACCAGACCGGACGGCCGCGCGACTTCGACCTGTCCGGCCCGCTGGAAGACGTGCTGGCCCGCGAATTGCCTGCCCCTGCTGGACCGGGCCGCCCGAAACTGGGGGTGGTCGCCCGTGAGGTCACGCTGCTGCCCCGGCACTGGGCGTGGCTGGAAGCGCACCCCGGCGGCGCGTCGGCGGCGTTGCGGCGCCTGATCGATGAGGAGCGGCGGCGCTGGCCTGAGGCTGCGGCCATCCGGCAGGCCCAGACCGCCGCCGACCGTTTTCTGGGCGCGGTGGGGGGCCACCTACCCGGTTACGAGGAAGCCAGCCGCGCCCTGTACGCCCGCGACGGGGCGCGGTTTCTGGCCCTGAGCCGGGACTGGCCCGCCGACATTCGCGCCCACGCGCTGGCGCTGGCGGCCCCGGCCTTCGCGCCCGGCAACCCGGAGCCGGGCGGGGCAGGGCTGAGCGGGGAAGAGTAG
- a CDS encoding RNA-guided endonuclease InsQ/TnpB family protein, with amino-acid sequence MKYRLFPNAIQEKALDSTLYLCRTLYNAALEERRTAYRKCGVSISFYEQKRALTEIKADSPEYKGVHSQVLQDVIERLDKAFKGFFRRVKTKQTAGYPRFKGRFHYDSFTYPQAGKTGAMPLPESGKVYLSKIGNVRCKYHRPLEGVVKTATVKREGDKWFIVFTCEVEAQPLPMTGDVIGIDLGTNPNFLITSDGEFVEAPRHFKKAERKIGLLQRSAAKKKRGSRRQKELKRQIASEHRRVANRRRDFHHKTARTLVNRHDAVFHEDLNIIGLARTRTAKGVLDAGWASFINILSLKAANAGRTVLGVDPKYTSQDCSECGHRQKVKIGHAYVCANCGMDMHRDVNAALNILNRGRDAAFSEGAKVAPIDLRSLAL; translated from the coding sequence ATGAAGTACCGCCTTTTTCCCAACGCCATTCAGGAAAAGGCGCTGGATTCCACCCTGTACCTGTGCCGCACTCTGTACAACGCGGCTCTTGAAGAACGCCGGACGGCCTACCGGAAATGCGGCGTGTCGATCAGCTTCTACGAGCAGAAACGCGCCTTGACCGAAATCAAGGCCGATTCCCCAGAGTACAAAGGCGTTCACTCGCAGGTGTTGCAGGACGTGATTGAACGGCTGGACAAGGCGTTCAAGGGCTTCTTTCGGCGGGTCAAGACCAAACAGACTGCCGGGTATCCGCGGTTCAAAGGGAGATTCCACTATGACTCCTTCACCTACCCACAGGCAGGCAAGACGGGGGCGATGCCCTTGCCGGAATCCGGCAAGGTCTACCTGTCCAAGATTGGGAACGTGCGCTGCAAGTACCACCGCCCGCTGGAAGGGGTGGTCAAGACGGCCACCGTCAAGCGGGAGGGGGACAAGTGGTTCATCGTGTTCACCTGCGAGGTAGAGGCGCAGCCTCTACCTATGACCGGAGACGTGATTGGGATTGACCTCGGCACAAATCCGAACTTCCTCATCACCTCAGACGGGGAGTTCGTGGAAGCCCCCCGGCACTTCAAAAAGGCTGAGCGCAAGATTGGCCTGTTGCAACGGTCTGCCGCCAAAAAGAAGCGGGGCAGCCGTCGCCAGAAGGAACTGAAGCGTCAGATCGCCTCTGAGCATCGCCGTGTTGCCAACCGTCGCCGGGACTTCCACCACAAGACGGCCCGCACCCTAGTAAATCGCCATGACGCGGTGTTCCACGAAGACCTGAACATCATTGGCCTCGCCCGTACCCGTACCGCTAAAGGTGTGCTGGACGCGGGGTGGGCGAGTTTCATCAACATTCTGTCCCTCAAAGCTGCGAACGCTGGAAGGACAGTTCTGGGGGTTGACCCCAAGTACACGAGTCAGGATTGCAGCGAATGTGGACACAGGCAGAAGGTCAAAATCGGCCATGCCTATGTCTGCGCGAACTGCGGGATGGACATGCACAGAGATGTGAATGCCGCCCTGAACATCCTGAATCGGGGCCGGGATGCGGCCTTCAGCGAGGGTGCGAAGGTTGCGCCTATTGACCTGAGAAGCCTCGCCCTTTAG